The region TCGTAACAATATCATTAAAGTGGTTTTGTTTGAACAAAATAAAATTCTAAAATTAAAAATGATGATTAAAGGTTATCTCCATTATCGGAAACACATAACAGGTAAGCTTCCAGAATAAAATGAATTTTTCAATTATAATAGTAAACTATAATTTATCCAAAGAAATAAGTATTTGTCTTGATAGTATTTATAAAAATCTTAATACAACAGATTTTGAAATAATAATTTTTGATAATAACTCGGATGAAACATCGCTCGATTTAATAAAAAGAAAAGTTCAATCTATCAATTCTAAAAATATCACTTTAATCTTAAATGATAAAAATATTGGTTTTGGTCAAGCTTGTAATCAGGCTGTATTAAAGGCTAGTGGAAAAATTTTATTTTTTTTAAATCCTGACACATTGGTATTAGAAAATTTGTTTTATTCAATACAGAGTGAGTTTGGAAAAGAAGTATTTTCTGATCATGTAGTTGGATTAAATGTTCACAAACACTTTGCAATAGACAATTCAGCAGGGTTATTTCCTAATTTGTTCTTAGAAACATGCAATATTGTTTCGCTGGGCAGAATAATTGAAGCTTTTTATATAAAAGTTTTGACTTATCTTAATGGTAGAAAAAAAATAAAAGTTGATTGGGTAATGGGCGCTGCATTTTTTATTCCTAAAGAATTATTTGTAAATATTGGCGGGTTTGATTCTGATTATTTTTTATATTTTGAAGAGCTTGACTTATTTAAGAGAATAAAGGATAAAGGTTATGATGTGTATTACTTCCCAACAAATAATGTTTTACACGATGGAAGTGTAAGCACGAAGAAAAATTATTATTTTTTTACAAAGCTCTTTTATAAAGGCAAGTTAATATTCCTACAAAAACATTCGTCAACAAAAAAGTTCACTATATTTAAATTCCTTTTACAAATTCATTTTATATTTCAAGTTATTCTTTGGAATTTATTAAAGAGTAAGTTTCCTGATAAAGCAAATGGAAAATTAAAGGCTTTTAAGGAGTTAAGGATGTTTGTAAGTGATCCAATTAATATTTCAAATAGCTCTACTTAAATGAAAATAGCAGTAAACTTACTTCCTTTTCGTGAAAAGATAGCAGGTGCCGGCAAGTATGCTAAAAAAATTGTTGAATATCTTGCACAGCTAGATAAAATTAATGAGTATTATTTATTTATATCCGAAAAAGGTAAGATTAACTTTGATAACCTACCTAAAAATTTTCAATTTGTCCTTGCTGGTTTTAACCCGGAGAATGTTTTTTGCAGAATCTTTTGGGAACAGTTTGTTTTCCCTTATAGGCTTAAAAAGCTAATGCCAGATATTGTTTTTACTCCTTCGGTTGCTGTCCCAATTTTTTACAAAGGTAATTTTTTTACAACAATCCACGATCTTGCATATAAGTTTAATGAGTTTAAATATTCTAGAACTCGAAGAACCTATATCAAATTCATAACAAATTTGGCTGTCATTAAATCGAAAGTGATATTTACAGTTTCTAATTTTTCAAAAGGACAAATTGAAAAAGAATTCAATTTAGAAAACAAAAAAGTCATCGTTACTTATAACGGTGTTAGTGAGGCTTTTTTTTATGATGTTAATAGGAGTATAATAGATGAGTTTAGAAAGAAATATCAATTGCCTGAAAAATTTTTATTATATGTTGGTGCAATAGAACCGGGCAAGAACCTAAGTAAATTATTTAGGATGTTAAAAAATTTACAAGATCGTAATAATGATTTAAAAACTCTTGTGCTTACATCAGGTATCGGTTGGGATACCAATAGCCTTAACGAACTGATTGTTGAATTAGATTTAGAAAAAAACATTATAAAACTTCCATATCTTAAAGAAGAAGAAATGCCAATACTCTATAAGAGTGCATCTGTATTATTATATCTGTCAGAGTATGAAGGATTTGGGATTCCGGTTCTCGAAGCTATGGCAGCTGGCACACCAATAGTAACTTCAAAATCAGAAGCAATTTTAGAATTCTCCAAAGAGGCTGTTTATTCAGTTAATCCTGAGGATGTTAATTCTATTGTTAAAACATTAGATTTAATCCAAAAAGATCCAGAGATGAAACAGTGCAAGATAAAGAAGGGAAAAGAAATTGCGTCTAATTATAGTTGGTTAAATTCATCTAAGTTAATTTACGAAGAGTTCCTAAAAAGCTATTCTTGAATGCGTTATGAATCAATACGATGATAAAAAGATTATGATCTCAATAGTGATCATCTCTTGGAAGATGAAAGACTTGCTTCAAAGTTGCCTTCGATCAATTTATAAGTTTACAAAAGATATTGAATTTGAAATTATAGTGATTGATAATCATTCAAAGGATGGCACATCAGAAATGGTTCAATCAGAATTTCCAGAAATAAATTTAATACAAAATTCAGAAAACCGCGGTGTTGCTCCTGCACGAAATCAGGGTATGAAAGTAGCAAGGGGCAAATATGTTTTGATTCTTGATGCAGACGTTGAACTTACTGAAAATTCAATTTTAAAATTATTTCAGTATATGGAAGATGATAAAACTTGTGGAGTTGTTGGAAGTAAACTTATTGGTACAGACCATCAGCTTCAGTTCTCTTGCAAAAGATTTCCAAATTTTCTGTCATTTATTTTTAGACGACTTGAACATTTTGATGTTATTAAAAACTCCAAGACTCTTCGTTATCATACTATGCAGGATTGGGATCATAAAGAAATTAAGGAAGTGGATTATCTCAT is a window of Ignavibacterium sp. DNA encoding:
- a CDS encoding glycosyltransferase family 2 protein; protein product: MNQYDDKKIMISIVIISWKMKDLLQSCLRSIYKFTKDIEFEIIVIDNHSKDGTSEMVQSEFPEINLIQNSENRGVAPARNQGMKVARGKYVLILDADVELTENSILKLFQYMEDDKTCGVVGSKLIGTDHQLQFSCKRFPNFLSFIFRRLEHFDVIKNSKTLRYHTMQDWDHKEIKEVDYLIGACQFIRYDVIKKIGMYDDKIFYGPEDIDFCLRVWKAGWRVVYFPKTTIIHHEQRITKKKFFSSISMKHLIGILYIYRKYNFKIGR
- a CDS encoding glycosyltransferase family 2 protein, producing the protein MNFSIIIVNYNLSKEISICLDSIYKNLNTTDFEIIIFDNNSDETSLDLIKRKVQSINSKNITLILNDKNIGFGQACNQAVLKASGKILFFLNPDTLVLENLFYSIQSEFGKEVFSDHVVGLNVHKHFAIDNSAGLFPNLFLETCNIVSLGRIIEAFYIKVLTYLNGRKKIKVDWVMGAAFFIPKELFVNIGGFDSDYFLYFEELDLFKRIKDKGYDVYYFPTNNVLHDGSVSTKKNYYFFTKLFYKGKLIFLQKHSSTKKFTIFKFLLQIHFIFQVILWNLLKSKFPDKANGKLKAFKELRMFVSDPINISNSST
- a CDS encoding glycosyltransferase family 1 protein, coding for MKIAVNLLPFREKIAGAGKYAKKIVEYLAQLDKINEYYLFISEKGKINFDNLPKNFQFVLAGFNPENVFCRIFWEQFVFPYRLKKLMPDIVFTPSVAVPIFYKGNFFTTIHDLAYKFNEFKYSRTRRTYIKFITNLAVIKSKVIFTVSNFSKGQIEKEFNLENKKVIVTYNGVSEAFFYDVNRSIIDEFRKKYQLPEKFLLYVGAIEPGKNLSKLFRMLKNLQDRNNDLKTLVLTSGIGWDTNSLNELIVELDLEKNIIKLPYLKEEEMPILYKSASVLLYLSEYEGFGIPVLEAMAAGTPIVTSKSEAILEFSKEAVYSVNPEDVNSIVKTLDLIQKDPEMKQCKIKKGKEIASNYSWLNSSKLIYEEFLKSYS